In a genomic window of Pangasianodon hypophthalmus isolate fPanHyp1 chromosome 1, fPanHyp1.pri, whole genome shotgun sequence:
- the adar gene encoding double-stranded RNA-specific adenosine deaminase, protein MSRGRGGHSKEYQRFSLPSHQSKSSQGFFSQTYPAHSRNPQVPSPSASLGRFQHPPPYSSTGPPGASPSGSFLPPNPFTSQFPGPSQVQAQRSTSNRGACGDDAADFRQQQILFLSGQSAEAPKFVPLQSSHLGSPPQRQTGYYNSPKSSNYVRRGGYIRGRPSWEKGFNTRYHPGPKSVWEQHHLRSQNNQYQCDSRVDFDATGLSSAFHALSVENVGTVLSSGSSGSKASYSLPSRRYSLQLTPEIQKEVLSSLASLQPDETIQARVLAKRLRLPKKIVNQALYTLSSLNQAVRVEGTPPLWRLCKEGDTESSHWRTQFRAKTDKKFAQDTSIKQNQGISQEVKPDSNFTSATSITTEASSDSSEESEDSEKESSSEVLDSDQAGDTFLSTEKESGLSTTMEAKDSKEQILQYLHETGQANALMIAKNLGLRNAKQVNPTLYAMEKHGDLSRNSGSMSPAWALSAHQREKMDRQRKAAVAASILHNESELCGTPGPVKAAQTTLKMACGSGLSEEVMNWENLPTNQKCESKDGMFGNGMLEKQSHSDMNSIPALEKIPSDDNDLTSVPYSSHDASYYQADDENGGHSEWASDDIPEFLNTIRSEVAVSLAAPLPPAQNTQTSKLQKLRLALSKNPVSGLMEYAQYLGYSCEFLLLEQSGPLHNPRFRMQVMLDGRRFPPAEASNKKVAKKVAAAETLQALYKELEGAASVEDEAEQPAVPLADLNDFAEDSFESLEEPPKPLTRSLPGGKNPVSVLMEHGQRSGHAIEFINTGQEGPAHDPRFMFQVKVGDSLYPEASAPSKKAARQLAAEEAVKALLAEGQLQLNKPQHTFCPLGEGDLPPAMPPCPSLPPLTAAELQAAHEAGVGDLINHLNNNAVSGLLEYARSRGFAAEIRLVGQSGPSHEPRFTYQAKLGGRWFPAVCASNKKQGKQEAADAALRVLIGEAEKAARTGELTAELPVSGSTLHDQFAMLSHQRFNALTARIQHSLLGRKILATIIMKRGADSLGTVVSLGTGNRCVKGEELSLKGDTVNDCHAEIISRRGFIRFLYSELMKHWDSPEEDNIFKVAEDGLLKIKDDITFHLYISTAPCGDGALFDKSCTELAEVTGSAHMPLFENVKQGKLRTKVENGEGTIPVESSAIVPTWDGIQHGERLRTMSCSDKILRWNVLGLQGALLSHFIHPVYLKSITLGYLYNHGHLTRAVCCRLARDGSELVKSLPPQFTLSHPEVGRVSVYDSTRHTGKTKESSVNWSLPDKLRVEVLDGTKGKVDGPKLEVSRVSKSNLFRLFRDVCRRAGRSDLLALTSYAHAKMAACSFQLAKEQFFKALSQLGYGAWIGRPQEEKGFEAEETEPQNLLSAP, encoded by the exons ATGAGCAGAGGTAGAGGAGGGCACTCCAAAGAGTACCAGCGATTCTCCCTCCCATCCCATCAGAGCAAATCCAGTCAAGGATTCTTCTCCCAAACGTACCCAGCTCACTCCAGAAACCCTCAGGTCCCAAGCCCCAGCGCTAGCTTGGGCAGGTTCCAGCATCCGCCCCCCTACTCATCCACTGGCCCTCCTGGAGCTTCTCCAAGTGGTTCTTTTCTGCCTCCAAATCCTTTTACATCTCAGTTCCCTGGACCTTCCCAAGTGCAAGCTCAGAGGTCGACATCAAATAGAGGAGCTTGTGGTGACGACGCAGCAGACTTTCGCCAGCAGCAAATCCTGTTTCTAAGTGGACAGAGTGCTGAGGCACCCAAGTTTGTGCCGCTTCAGTCCAGCCACCTCGGCAGTCCTCCCCAGCGTCAGACAGGATATTATAATTCCCCAAAGTCCAGCAACTACGTGAGAAGAGGGGGTTATATTCGAGGCAGGCCAAGCTGGGAGAAAGGGTTTAACACCAGGTACCATCCTGGACCTAAGTCTGTCTGGGAGCAACATCACTTAAGAAGCCAGAATAATCAGTATCAGTGTGACAGCCGGGTGGACTTTGACGCCACCGGACTGTCTTCAGCCTTTCATGCTCTGTCAGTAGAGAACGTTGGTACGGTCTTGTCATCTGGTAGTTCTGGGAGTAAGGCTTCCTATTCACTTCCCTCACGTAGATATTCCTTGCAGCTGACACCTGAAATCCAAAAGGAGGTCCTCAGTTCTTTGGCTTCATTGCAGCCAGATGAAACCATCCAGGCCAGGGTCTTAGCTAAAAGACTTCGATTGCCCAAGAAGATTGTTAACCAAGCTCTGTACACTTTATCCAGCTTAAACCAAGCAGTGAGGGTAGAAGGGACTCCTCCTCTCTGGAGACTGTGTAAAGAAGGTGACACGGAATCCTCCCACTGGAGAACCCAGTTTAGAGCAAAGACTGATAAAAAGTTTGCTCAGGATACATCTATAAAGCAAAACCAGGGTATTAGTCAGGAAGTAAAACCAGACAGCAACTTTACCAGTGCGACATCAATCACTACAGAGGCCAGTAGTGATTCCAGTGAGGAATCTGAAGACTCTGAAAAAGAAAGTTCCTCTGAAGTTCTGGACTCTGACCAGGCTGGAGatacatttttatccactgAAAAGGAATCAGGTCTTTCCACAACGATGGAAGCAAAAGACAGCAAGGAGCAGATTCTGCAGTACCTCCATGAGACTGGCCAAGCCAATGCATTGATGATTGCCAAAAACCTGGGCTTGCGAAATGCCAAGCAGGTTAATCCTACACTGTATGCCATGGAAAAGCATGGCGACCTTAGTCGCAATTCAGGCAGTATGTCACCTGCTTGGGCGCTGTCAGCTCACCAGCGTGAGAAGATGGACCGACAGCGGAAAGCAGCTGTTGCTGCGTCTATATTACATAATGAGTCAGAGCTTTGTGGAACGCCAGGCCCAGTGAAAGCTGCACAAACAACCCTAAAGATGGCTTGTGGATCTGGGTTGTCAGAAGAAGTGATGAACTGGGAGAACCTCCcgacaaatcagaaatgtgagAGCAAGGACGGCATGTTTGGGAACGGAATGCTTGAGAAGCAGTCACATTCTGATATGAACTCTATACCTGCGCTTGAAAAAATTCCCTCAGATGACAATGACCTTACGTCTGTTCCCTACTCCTCCCATGATGCCTCGTACTACCAGGCAGATGACGAGAACGGGGGACACTCGGAGTGGGCATCAGATGATATCCCAGAATTCCTGAACACAATCCGGTCAGAGGTGGCTGTGTCCCTAGCAGCACCTCTTCCTCCAGCCCAGAATACACAGACCAGCAAGTTGCAGAAGCTAAGACTGGCACTCAGCAAGAACCCTGTCAGTGGCCTGATGGAGTACGCACAGTACCTTGGATACAGCTGTGAATTCCTCCTGCTTGAACAGTCAGGACCCTTACATAACCCCAG GTTTCGAATGCAAGTGATGCTCGATGGACGTAGGTTCCCACCAGCTGAAGCCTCAAACAAGAAAGTGGCAAAGAAGGTTGCAGCTGCAGAGACCCTTCAGGCTCTCTACAAAGAGCTGGAGGGAGCTGCTAGTGTGGAGGATGAAGCAGAGCAGCCTGCAGTGCCATTGGCAGACCTGAATGATTTTGCTGAGGATTCTTTT GAGAGTTTGGAGGAGCCGCCAAAGCCCTTGACTCGCTCCCTTCCAGGCGGCAAGAACCCTGTTTCTGTTCTAATGGAGCACGGCCAACGTAGTGGCCACGCCATTGAGTTTATCAATACTGGACAGGAAGGTCCGGCACATGACCCACG CTTCATGTTCCAAGTAAAGGTTGGGGACAGTCTTTACCCGGAGGCGTCAGCACCCAGTAAGAAGGCAGCACGGCAACTGGCAGCAGAGGAAGCTGTGAAGGCTCTTCTGGCAGAAGGACAACTGCAGCTCAACAAG CCACAGCACACGTTTTGTCCACTTGGCGAAGGCGATTTGCCCCCGGCGATGCCCCCGTGCCCGTCACTGCCCCCGCTGACAGCAGCTGAGCTCCAGGCAGCACATGAGGCTGGAGTAGGCGACCTGATCAACCACCTAAACAACAATGCTGTGTCAGGCCTTCTGGAGTATGCACGTTCACGAGGCTTTGCTGCTGAGATCCGTCTGGTGGGCCAGTCAGGACCCTCACACGAGCCACG CTTTACCTATCAGGCTAAGCTGGGAGGTCGCTGGTTTCCAGCGGTATGTGCCAGCAATAAAAAGCAGGGCAAGCAGGAGGCAGCTGATGCAGCTCTCCGAGTGTTGATAGGAGAAGCGGAAAAGGCGGCACGCACAGGGGAACTTACGGCAGAG TTGCCGGTGTCAGGTAGCACGCTGCACGACCAGTTCGCCATGCTGAGTCACCAGCGTTTCAATGCACTCACTGCTCGCATTCAGCACAGCCTTTTGGGGAGGAAAATCCTTGCCACAATCATCATGAAGAGAGGTGCTGACAGCCTGGGCACAGTCGTTAGCCTTGGGACAG GAAATCGCTGCGTTAAAGGAGAGGAACTGAGTCTTAAAGGTGATACTGTTAACGACTGCCATGCTGAAATCATTTCCAGAAGAGGCTTCATCCG CTTTTTGTACAGTGAGTTGATGAAGCATTGGGATAGTCCCGAGGAGGACAACATATTTAAGGTTGCAGAGGATGGTTTGCTCAAGATCAAAGATGATATCACGTTCCATCTGTACATCAG CACTGCTCCATGTGGGGATGGTGCTCTCTTCGATAAATCGTGCACTGAGCTAGCGGAGGTCACCGGCTCAGCTCACATGCCCCTATTTGAGAATGTTAAACAGGGCAAGCTCAGGACCAAAGTGGAAAACG GTGAGGGTACCATCCCAGTGGAGTCGAGTGCCATCGTGCCCACTTGGGATGGCATCCAGCATGGCGAGCGCCTCAGAACCATGAGCTGCAGCGACAAGATCCTGCGCTGGAACGTGCTGGGCCTGCAGGGGGCTCTGCTCAGCCACTTTATACACCCTGTGTACCTTAAGTCCATCACCTTGG GGTACCTGTACAACCACGGTCATTTGACTCGAGCTGTGTGCTGCCGATTGGCCAGAGATGGCAGCGAGTTAGTTAAAAGCTTGCCTCCTCAGTTCACACTTAGCCACCCTGag gTCGGCAGAGTGAGCGTGTATGACTCAACACGTCACACAGGAAAGACCAAAGAGTCCAGCGTAAACTGGAGCCTGCCAGACAAGCTCAGAGTGGAGGTACTGGATGGCACCAAGGGCAAAGTGGATGG TCCAAAGCTAGAGGTGTCCCGCGTCTCCAAGTCCAACTTGTTTCGTCTTTTCCGGGACGTGTGCAGGCGGGCCGGCCGGAGTGACCTGCTGGCGCTGACCTCCTATGCCCAtgccaagatggccgcctgTTCTTTCCAGCTGGCCAAGGAGCAGTTCTTCAAGGCTCTGAGTCAGCTGGGTTATGGAGCCTGGATCGGCAGACCACAGGAGGAGAAGGGCTTTGAGGCAGAGGAAACTGAACCTCAGAACTTACTTTCAGCTCCATAA